From a region of the Babylonia areolata isolate BAREFJ2019XMU chromosome 25, ASM4173473v1, whole genome shotgun sequence genome:
- the LOC143299583 gene encoding beta-hexosaminidase-like: MLDVARNFRPLEDVLRLLDLMSLYKLNKLHLHLTDDEGWRLQIPGLVELTQVGGQRCHDLEEQSCLLPFLGSGPSPAAPGSGFYTVEDYKTILRYAADRYIQVIPEVQMPGHAHAAIKAMEARRKRLQGSKNVGEAKKYLLADDDDESWYQSYQLFTDNAMNPCLDSTYEFIAHVVRSLVEMHSDVTPLQLLHVGGKGVAEGAWTNSSVCRELLSSDFDFRKYKDLKEYFVKKVSGILQEEGLNLGAWEAGLMQSGRTPYARAPLQNNKVYAYAWHNVWEEGTAQRAYTLANAGYKVIMAQATHLFFDHAYEPDPEERGAYWATRFTDTKKTFSFMPSDLYANADVTRSGDPMTPEMMCGERGNDCVELKEAGNIVGIQGSLWTDVVRTREQADFMLFPRFFALAERAWHMPRWEEETTDNVTRLRELQADWSAFANTLGYRELPRLDRKGVQYRVPPPGAK, encoded by the exons ATGCTGGACGTGGCCCGCAACTTCCGGCCCCTGGAGGACGTCCTGAGGCTCCTGGACCTCATGTCTCTGTACAAGCTGAACAAGCTGCACCTCCACCTCACGGATGATGAAGGCTGGAGACTGCAGATTCCGGGCCTGGTTGAACTCACGCAG GTTGGAGGTCAGCGTTGCCACGACCTGGAGGAGCAGAGCTGCCTGCTGCCTTTCCTGGGCTCCGGCCCCTCACCTGCTGCCCCTGGGTCCGGGTTCTACACTGTGGAGGACTACAAGACCATACTGCGATACGCCGCCGACAGATACATACAG gtgATACCGGAAGTGCAGATGCCAGGTCACGCGCACGCCGCCATTAAAGCCATGGAGGCCCGACGAAAGCGACTCCAAGGGTCAAAGAATGTCGGGGAAGCTAAAAA GTACCTTCTagccgatgacgacgacgagtcGTGGTACCAGTCCTACCAGCTGTTCACGGACAACGCCATGAACCCCTGCCTGGACTCCACCTACGAGTTCATCGCGCACGTCGTGCGTTCATTGGTGGAGATGCACAGTGACGTCACGCCGCTGCAGCTTCTGCACGTGGGAGGCAAGGGGGTGGCAGAGGGCGCTTGGACCAACTCCTCGGTCTGCCGGGAGCTTCTGTCGTCCGACTTCGACTTCCGGAAATACAAAGACCTGAAGGAGTACTTCGTGAAGAAG GTGTCCGGCATCCTGCAAGAAGAAGGTTTGAACCTGGGCGCGTGGGAGGCAGGTCTGATGCAGTCGGGCCGCACGCCTTATGCACGTGCACCCCTGCAGAACAACAAGGTGTACGCTTACGCTTGGCACAACGTGTGGGAGGAAGGGACAGCCCAGAGGGCTTACACGCTGGCGAATGCTGGGTACAAG GTGATCATGGCCCAGGCTACTCACCTGTTCTTCGACCACGCCTACGAGCCAGACCCCGAGGAGCGAGGCGCCTACTGGGCCACGCGCTTCACCGACACCAAGAAGACCTTCTCCTTCATGCCCTCTGACCTCTATGCAAATGCCGATGTCACGAGGTCAGGTGATCCCATGACACCGGAAATGATGTGCGGCGAGAGGGGGAACGATTGTGTCGAGCTGAAGGAAGCAGGCAACATCGTGG GAATCCAGGGCAGTCTGTGGACGGACGTGGTCCGCACCAGGGAGCAAGCCGACTTCATGCTGTTCCCTCGTTTCTTCGCTCTGGCGGAAAGGGCGTGGCACATGCCGCGCTGGGAGGAGGAGACGACGGACAACGTCACGCGCCTGCGCGAGCTGCAAGCTGATTGGTCAGCGTTCGCCAACACCCTGGGCTACCGGGAGCTGCCCCGACTGGACCGGAAGGGGGTGCAGTACCGAGTGCCCCCTCCAGGAGCCAAGTGA
- the LOC143299584 gene encoding putative beta-hexosaminidase — MAQYLQVTYEVVDNLENDMDTFTSQVTLNNTGRKTVPGAGWAIFFSQRKMVEPFYYPYPNAGRLIKRYSVRFRHLQGGFFSVEPDEGFGDIASGDSRVIQFTSATFSVARTDAFPNWYLAGLGLEPRTLVSTVSEDMGWVGEFDTENKWKRYEEVKADGTSESSDRYEPYNAESRYEVNTVDDLGGPVKHVIPTPADIKVTRTSYVQLDTKDWVVYNAKKFPKEERMVAERLGLRLSAERPASHVILFRSHDPWWSVGDREIGGPEAYTLIVDPSVQVIEIKAHSSPGAFYGVMSLLNLMDEQFRRPR; from the exons ATGGCCCAGTACCTGCAGGTGACCTACGAGGTGGTGGACAACCTCGAGAACGACATGGACACCTTCACCTCCCAGGTCACCCTCAACAACACGGGTAGGAAGACCGTGCCGGGTGCCGGGTGGGCCATTTTCTTCAGCCAGCGCAAGATGGTGGAGCCCTTCTATTACCCGTACCCCAACGCCGGCAGACTCATCAAGAGGTACAGCGTCCGCTTCAGGCATCTGCAG GGCGGCTTTTTCAGTGTGGAGCCTGACGAGGGTTTCGGGGACATCGCGTCGGGCGACAGCCGAGTCATCCAGTTCACCTCCGCCACCTTCTCCGTGGCCAGGACCGACGCTTTCCCCAACTGGTACCTGGCGGGGCTGGggctcgaacccaggaccctggtCAGCACGGTGTCGGAGGACATGGGCTGGGTGGGCGAGTTTGACACGGAGAACAAGTGGAAGCGTTACGAAGAGGTCAAGGCGGACGGTACCTCGGAATCGAGCGATCGGTACGAGCCTTACAACGCTGAGTCCAG GTACGAAGTGAACACAGTGGATGACCTTGGCGGCCCCGTGAAGCACGTGATACCCACGCCGGCAGATATCAAGGTCACCAGGACCAGCTACGTGCAGCTCGACACCAAGGACTGGGTCGTCTACAACGCCAAGAAGTTCCCCAAGGAGGAGAGGATGGTGGCAG AACGCCTGGGCTTGCGACTCTCCGCGGAGAGGCCCGCAAGTCACGTGATCCTGTTCCGGTCACATGACCCGTGGTGGAGTGTGGGGGACCGGGAGATCGGGGGCCCCGAGGCCTACACCCTGATCGTGGACCCCAGCGTGCAGGTGATCGAGATCAAGGCGCACTCCTCCCCAGGGGCCTTCTACGGGGTCATGTCGCTGCTGAACCTCATGGATGAGCAGTTCAGA AGACCAAGGTGA